The following are from one region of the Micromonas commoda chromosome 12, complete sequence genome:
- a CDS encoding predicted protein, whose protein sequence is MAKPSGDAPDLPKWSSITPEHVKPAIMAAVDKVNAEIDAIETAFTESTPSSWSDLMDPLERLSEELSRPWGVVSHLKGVRDSEALRAAYDECQPAVVTASLRVGQSRPVYDALVALTKNEAAWASLTDAQKRAVECEVRDAQLSGVALDGAQKDRYNEIAKELSELSTKFSNNVLDATKAFAHTCVDKSEVDGLPDSALEQAAQTAKTKGGHENATAADGPWMFTLDAPSYMAVRSHAKNRALREKVYRAYLARASEHFAPFVDDADAKAKFSKNGSGDNAPLIERILALREEKASLLGYDTFAEVSMAKKMATLDRAESLLEDIRAKARPAAERELEEIRAFAADAGAAEATSGLMQWDVGFWSERLREAKYELKEEDLRPYFQLPAVIDGMFELAGELFGIKVEAADGDVEVWHPDVRFFRVIDVATNQPRAYFYLDPYTRPSEKRGGAWMDDVVGRSSAMAPTTGAVRLPCAHMVCNGTPPVGDKPSLMTHNEVTTLFHEFGHALQHMLTTESCGPVAGINQVDWDAVELPSQFMENWCYDKKVLRKIGKHFETNEPLPDDLYEKLVASKNFGSGTRYLRQCHFAMTDLELHARYKPGAGADAVFATERKIAEKTMIMPSIDEDRFLCGFGHIFAGGYSAGYYSYLWAEVLSADAFGAFEEAGLDDEAKVAETGKRFADTVLALGGGAAPLDVFTRFRGREPAVDALLRHNGLVPVAAA, encoded by the exons atggc GAAGCCCtcgggcgacgcccccgacctCCCGAAGTGGTCGTCCATCACCCCCGAGCACGTGAAGCCCGCGATCatggccgcggtggacaaggTCAACGCGGAgatcgacgcgatcgagacCGCGTTCACCGAGTCCACCCCGTCGTCCTGGTCCGATCTCATGGATCCGCTCGAGCGACTGTCCGAGGAGCTCAGCAGGCCGTGGGGGGTCGTCTCCCACCTGAAGGGCGTCCGAGACAGCGAAgccctgcgcgcggcgtacgaCGAGTGCCaacccgccgtcgtcaccgcgtccctTCGAGTCGGTCAATCGCGTCCCGTGTACGACGCCCTCGTGGCTCTCACGAAAAACGAAgccgcgtgggcgtcgcTCACGGATGCGCAGAAGAGGGCGGTGGAGTGCGAGGTTCGCGACGCCCAACtcagcggcgtcgccctcgacggcgcccagAAGGACCGGTACAACGAGATCGCCAAGGAGCTCAGCGAACTGAGCACCAAGTTCTCCAACAACGTCCTGGACGCGACCAAGGCGTTTGCGCACACGTGCGTTGATAAATCCGAGGTTGACGGCTTGCCGGACTCCGCCCTCGAGCAGGCTGCGCAGACGGCCAAGACGAAGGGCGGGCACGAgaacgccaccgccgcggacggcccGTGGATGTTCACCCTCGATGCCCCGTCCTACATGGCGGTCAGGTCGCACGCCAAGAACAGGGCGCTTCGCGAGAAGGTGTACAGGGCATACCTGGCGAGAGCCTCGGAGCACTTCGCGCccttcgtcgacgacgccgacgccaaggccaagTTCTCGAAGAACGGTTCAGGCGATAACGCGCCCCTCATCGAGCGCAttctcgccctccgcgaggagaaggcgtcGCTCCTCGGTTACGACACCTTCGCGGAGGTGTCCATGGCCAAGAAGATGGCCACCCTGGACCGGGCCGAATCCCTCCTCGAGGACATCCGCGCCAAggcgagacccgcggcggagcgcgagctcgaggagatccgcgcgttcgccgcggacgcgggcgccgcggaggcgacgagtGGCTTGATGCAATGGGACGTCGGCTTTTGGTCCGAGAGGCTTCGCGAGGCTAAAtacgagctcaaggaggaggaccttCGCCCCTACTTTCAGCTGCCGGCGGTCATCGACGGCATgttcgagctcgcggggGAACTCTTCGGGATCAAGGTGGAGGctgccgacggcgacgtggaggtgTGGCACCCGGACGTTCGCTTCTTCAGGGTGATCGACGTCGCCACGAACCAACCCAGGGCGTACTTTTACCTCGACCCCTACACGCGACCGAGCGAGAAGCGAGGCGGCGCCTGGATGGACGACGTGGTGGGGAGGTCATCCGCGATGGCCCCCACGACGGGTGCCGTTCGGCTGCCCTGCGCGCACATGGTGTGCAACGGCACCCCACCCGTCGGGGACAAGCCGAGTTTAATGACGCACAACGAGGTGACGACGCTGTTCCACGAGTTTGGTCACGCGCTGCAGCACATGCTCACCACGGAGTCGTGCGGGCCCGTCGCGGGGATCAACCAGGTGGACTGGGACGCCGTGGAGCTCCCCTCGCAGTTCATGGAGAACTGGTGCTACGACAAGAAGGTGCTCCGCAAGATTGGCAAGCACTTCGAGACGAACGAGCCGCTCCCCGACGATCTCTACGAGAAGTTGGTCGCGTCTAAAAATTTCGGCAGCGGAACTCGGTACCTCCGCCAGTGCCACTTCGCCATGACCGACCTCGAACTCCACGCCAGGTACAAgccgggcgccggcgccgatgccgtcttcgcgacggagcgcAAGATCGCGGAGAAGACCATGATCATGCCCTCCATCGACGAGGACAGGTTCCTGTGCGGCTTTGGGCACATCTTCGCCGGCGGGTACAGCGCCGGGTATTACTCCTACCTCTGGGCGGAGGTTctctccgcggacgcgttcggcgcgttcgaggaggcCGGCCTGGACGATGAGGCGAAGGTGGCGGAGACGGGGAAGCGGTTCGCGGACACCGTgctggcgctcggcggcggcgcggcgccgctcgacgtGTTCACCAGGTTTCGGGGCCGCGAGCCAGCGGTTGACGCGCTGCTGCGGCACAACGGGCTggtgcccgtcgcggcggcgtga
- a CDS encoding predicted protein — LDVGAAAPVFTLPATGGGTVALADVVKANKYTVLYFYNQDFSSGCSIEAERFNQALGDFKAKGAEVVGVSMDPMDKHEEFCSAKDLKFKLLSDNDGKVSEAYGADLKIPILGKFSDRQTFLIDSSGVVKGHWL; from the coding sequence ctcgacgtcggcgccgccgccccggtcTTCACCCTccccgccaccggcggcggcaccgtcgcgctcgccgacgtcgtcaagGCGAACAAGTACACCGTGCTCTACTTCTACAACCAGGATTTTTCCTCGGGTTGCTCCATCGAGGCTGAGCGCTTCAAccaggcgctcggcgacttcaaggcgaagggcgccgaggtcgtcggcgtctccATGGACCCCATGGACAAGCACGAGGAGTTCTGCAGCGCCAAGGACCTGAAGTTCAAGCTCCTGTCGGACAACGACGGTAAGGTCTCAGAGGCGTACGGGGCGGATCTCAAGATTCCCATCCTCGGCAAGTTCTCCGACCGCCAGACCTTCCTCATCGACTCGTCGGGCGTCGTCAAGGGGCActggctc
- a CDS encoding predicted protein translates to MSAASARLTASGLSSASRGGKRAGPNTPRAVVAPSAMGSRPSRRCVSRVHRATTAGAPSADLTRAWDATVTLEPDIRSKIPFLSSSRRGSGVVVSLDGTGHPSSLVVVTAAHVACLAGSRNSIRVRRPSTKDDRDGAVARVVGVHPRLDLAVLTFATDDDGDDQNQNQNQNQNQNQNQNQNRRAWLTLAPSPPSVRDPIAALGYPMGWSGAIKRAANAARGGARRSSRWGEVLDGFPKRDNNVTTITHLLHTSAVASGESGGPLVNAALEVCGVHSFGDHFTGGERDVAVAVSAATLRGCFARGADNLSVGKAGGEAGREDDLRLVARAVTAAAPVAPAAYDTAGVNAMIVESSDPALAAMCPELTREQRMSWIM, encoded by the coding sequence atgtcggcggcgtcggcgcggttgACTGCGTCCGGCctctcgtccgcgtcgcgcggcgggaagCGCGCCGGTCCAaacacgccgcgcgccgtcgtggcgccgagcgcgatggggTCGCGGCCGTCCAGGCGGTGCGTGAGTCGGGTCCAtcgggcgacgaccgccggggcgccctcggcggacCTCACGCGAGCGTGGGACGCCACCGTGACGCTCGAGCCGGATATCCGGTCCAAGATCCCGTTCCTGTCGTCCTCCCGacgcggctccggcgtcgtcgtctccctgGACGGCACCGGCCACCCAtcctcgctcgtcgtcgtcaccgcggcgcacgtggCGTGCCTGGCGGGATCGCGAAACTCCatccgcgtgcgacgccccTCGACGAAGGACGACCGCGATGGGGCGGTCGCGAGGGTCGTGGGGGTGCACCCCCggctcgacctcgccgtcctgaccttcgcgaccgacgacgacggcgacgaccaaaaccaaaaccaaaaccaaaaccaaaaccaaaaccaaaaccaaaaccaaaaccgcCGAGCGTGGCTTACGctggcgccctcgcccccgagcgTCCGGGacccgatcgcggcgctcggctaCCCCATGGGCTGGTCCGGCGCCatcaagcgcgcggcgaacgcggcgaggggaggcgcgcgccgatcgagTCGGTGGGGCGAGGTACTGGACGGATTTCCGAAGCGCGACAACAACGTAACAACAATTACACATCTGCTGCAcacgtccgccgtcgcgagcggcgagtcCGGGGGACCGCTGgtgaacgccgcgctggaggtgTGCGGCGTGCACTCGTTCGGGGACCACTTCACGGGGGGCGAGAGGGACGTGGCGGTGgccgtctcggcggcgacgctgcgcggatgcttcgcgcgcggggcggacaATCTAAGCGTCGGCAAAGCGGGAGGCGAAGCGGGTCGGGAGGACGATCTGCGTTTGGTGgcccgcgcggtgaccgccgcggcgcccgtcgcgcccgccgcgtacgacaCCGCGGGGGTCAACGCGATGATCGTGGAGAGCTCGgaccccgcgctggcggcgatGTGCCCGGAGCTGACGCGCGAGCAGAGGATGTCGTGGATCATGTGA
- a CDS encoding predicted protein has protein sequence MPLSERCMYAFAALPVLPVLLLVGPIIAAAKCAEGDNSRYYKDPIDDDGDETPERRREMLALRQAGYGDRVAVSLGNVPTGVIHNDYSFRGRNAQLRKPAGIKSGSKPVKSANEIWLSHKDEPAPGGTISRDKTPNGSVRDATRAGAIVNGGEVAGSIPPGAAASGSPRSSNGGSRESSTRNGSHRARGRTISFNDAAEVLDDIRGDGVVRSSDPGVRPVRSSLDSTRGLEDASTSGETTARSGLHAANQNQNQNQNQNQNQNQNQNRHVARPALRHPGSPSRWGAPKPLTSDEVWAANGSSSPRRSLDGAEQEELARGGGRFRRMGSAAENENGDGGNGGDGVRERGDSASGSLLGDVEAEARRTLELDASTVLVKPFTETLHPSPKQVVPITGGDPKSGGVAI, from the exons ATGCCGCTCTCGGAGCGGTGCATgtacgcgttcgccgcgcttcCGGTGCTGCCGGTGCTGCTGCTCGTCGGgcccatcatcgccgcggcgaagtgCGCGGAGGGGGACAACTCGCGATACTACAAAG AtcccatcgacgacgacggggatgaGACCCcggagcgccggcgcgagatgctcgcgctgcgccaGGCGGGctacggcgaccgcgtcgcggtcaGCCTCGGGAATGTCCCGACCGGGGTGATCCACAACGACTACTCCTTCCGCGGGCGCAACGCGCAGCTGCGGAAACCGGCGGGGATCAAGAGCGGGAGTAAACCCGTGAAGAGCGCCAACGAGATCTGGCTCAGCCACAaggacgagcccgcgccgggcgggacAATCAGCAGAGACAAGACACCCAACGGCagcgtgcgcgacgcgacgcgagccggaGCCATCGTCAACGGCGGAgaggtcgcgggttcgattccccCCGGGGCCGCCGCATccggctcgccgcgatcgtccaACGGGGGATCGCGcgagtcgtcgacgcggaacggatcccatcgcgctcgcggacgcacCATCAGCttcaacgacgccgccgaggtgctcgacgatattcgcggtgacggcgtcgtccgctcGAGCGACCCGGGCGTGCGACCCGTTCGCTCGTCGCTCGATTCCACCCGCGGGTTGGaagacgcgtcgacgtcgggcgagaccaccgcgcgctcggggctTCACGCGGCgaaccaaaaccaaaaccaaaaccaaaaccaaaaccaaaaccaaaaccaaaaccaaaaccgcCACGTCGCCAGGCCGGCGTTGAGACACCCGGGGTCCCCGTCGAGGTGGGGCGCGCCCAAGCCGCTGACGAGCGACGAGGTCTGGGCCGCGaacgggtcgtcgtcgccgcgacggagcttggacggcgccgagcaggAGGAACTCGCCAGGGGCGGGGGCAGGTTTCGGCGGAtggggtccgccgcggagaacgaAAACGGAGACGGCGGCAATGGCGGGGACGGCGTGCGAGAGCGAGGGGACAGCGCCAGCGGCTCCCTCCTgggcgacgtggaggcggaggcgcggaggacgctggagctggacgcgtccaccgtccTGGTGAAACCCTTCACCGAGACTCTGCACCCGTCGCCCAAGCAGGTTGTGCCCATCACGGGTGGTGACCCGAAGagtggcggcgtcgccatctgA
- a CDS encoding predicted protein — MNPAAPGLAAPKPPSPGASPTARLGPRHASPAGGGTPRSPRWDAVAAAVAARSASPSSRSPPGSGSGSGSGSNPAVTPGSSRYYRERVGIAGPGVTTPPSGGSSGDRIPRSPPSSNPRRAMGAGSPDSVDISRAMRTDPNLNTGTRDDDDSRQFSVSDISGDVSVGKSP, encoded by the coding sequence AtgaacccggcggcgccgggcctcgccgccccgaagccgccgtcgcccggcgcgtcccccacggcgcgcctcggcccGAGGCACGCGTCCCCAGCCGGGGGGGGGACCCCGAGGTCCCCGCGctgggacgccgtcgccgccgccgtcgcagcgcggtccgcgtcgccgtcatcgaggtcgccgccgggctcgggctcgggctcgggctcgggctccaaCCCCGCTGTCACtccgggctcgtcgcggtaCTACCGGGAGCGGGTCGGGATTGCGGGTCCCGGCGTgacgacgcctccgtcggGGGGATCGTCGGGGGATCGAatcccgcgatcgccgccgtcgtccaacCCCAGGCGAGCCATGGGAGCGGGTAGCCCGGATTCCGTGGACATCTCGCGAGCGATGCGAACGGACCCGAACCTGAACACGGGCacgagggacgacgacgactcgagGCAGTTTAGCGTCTCGGACATCTCCGGCGACGTGAGCGTCGGTAAGAGCCCGTGA
- a CDS encoding predicted protein → MDKMVAQRVVITGAGVVSTHGDSREIFFDNLLAGKSGAIDLTAWKPGVFDDLPTRIGAPVQELDYGDDLTAKEARRMDRVHQYAICAGKRALRDAGLWGADLEALDKTQCGVLVGSAMGGMQVYEDNVMALNTKGIKKVSPFTVPYLLTNMSGAILGMQAELGFRGPNYAVNTACATSNYQFINAATHIRAGQADLILAGGTEAACTRSGLGGFIACRALSSRNDDPTGASRPWDKGRDGFVMGEGAGVLVMESLAHAKKRNATILGEYLGGGISTDAYDLTAPRADGRDVILCMRSALADAGLEADAVDLVNAHGTSTPVGDLCEVAAINAVFGSIDKARFRLNSTKSMLGHSLGAAGALEAVACLQSIGTGRVHPTINHDDPEEGVDFDVVANEAQDFKVKVALSNSFGFGGHNSSVLFGAFEG, encoded by the exons ATGGATAAAATGGTTGCA cagcgcgtgGTGATCACCGGTGCCGGCGTCGTGTCGACCCACGGCGACTCGCGCGAGATCTTCTTCGACAACTTACTCGCCGGCAAgagcggcgccatcgacCTGACCGCGTGGAAGCCCGGAGTCTTTGACGATCTCCCCACGCGCATCGGAGCGCCGGTCCAGGAGCTCGActacggcgacgacctcaCCGCTAAGGAGGCGAGGCGCATGGATAGAGTCCACCAGTACGCCATCTGCGCGGGTAAACGCGCCCTGAGGGACGCCGGGCTGTGGGGCGCGGATCTGGAGGCGCTGGACAAGACGCAATGCGGCGTGCTGGTGGGCAGCGCCATGGGCGGCATGCAGGTCTACGAGGATAACGTCATGGCGCTCAACACCAAGGGGATCAAGAAGGTGTCGCCGTTCACCGTGCCGTACTTGCTCACGAATATGAGCGGCGCGATCCTGGGCATGCAGGCGGAGCTCGGCTTCAGGGGACCCAACTACGCCG TCAAcaccgcgtgcgcgacgagcaACTACCAGTTcatcaacgccgcgacgcacatCCGCGCCGGCCAGGCGGATCTCATCCTCGCGGGGGGCACCGAGGCGGCGTGCACGCGctccggcctcggcggcttcatCGCGTGCCGCGCGCTCTCCTCCCGCAACGACGACCCGAccggcgcgtcccgcccgtgGGATAAGggccgcgacggcttcgtcatgggcgagggcgccggcgtcctggTCATGGAGTCCTTAGCGCACGCCAAGAAGCGAAATGCGACGATCCTCGGCGagtacctcggcggcggcatctccaccgacgcgtacgacctgaccgcgccgcgcgccgacggcagGGACGTGATCCTGTGCatgcgctcggcgctcgcggacgcgggactcgaggcggacgccgtggaCCTCGTCAACGCGCACGGTACGTCCACGCCCGTGGGCGACTTGTGCGAGGTTGCCGCAATCAACGCGGTTTTCGGCTCCATCGACAAGGCGCGGTTCCGGCTCAACTCGACCAAGTCGATGCTCGGCCACTcgctcggggcggcgggcgcgctcgaggcggtggcgtgcCTGCAGAGCATCGGCACCGGGCGCGTGCATCCCACGATCAACCACGACGATcccgaggagggcgtggaCTTCGACGTGGTGGCCAACGAGGCGCAGGATTTTAAGGTGAAGGTGGCGCTGTCGAACTCGTTCGGCTTTGGCGGGCACAACTCGTCGGTGCtgttcggcgcgttcgagggtTAA
- a CDS encoding predicted protein, translating to MGGGTREEDDSRPSKARRVDITPDPPCQTKHAHRAEGPAGVERSRDSAPVAPSSIMGATRAAPRYLLRVQYDGTNFHGFQRQANARTVQGCVEDALDAFAGGGGGGGGGGGGDGADTMRSSIVTHGSSRTDAGVHALDNTMHVDLPPRVSRREPTRALPPHEPHVVASALNHFLKKRGAPDVAVTRCIRVDPNAFHARFSATGRTYHYRMHVSPTPPSLFERGRVWHVCSGAGDRDAAGGGADGCHENAGHDGRWGLDVDAMRVAAAHLVGTHDFSTFRASGCQASSPVRTLWDVRVDAAPSWPPFPASPATDSTKPDDFSKVEVTEKPDEARRRSRGKDRARAPRGRADLGAATTGFDPATSRPLTSGGVVVTAVGPSFLYHQVRLMVATLRAVGAGEIDPASVPALLAARTPRAVPAMAPAHGLYLGRVHYDGTREWSSLGAVPVEEGAD from the coding sequence atgggcggcgggacccgTGAGGAGGACGATTCCCGCCCGTCGAaggcccgtcgcgtcgacatCACGCCGGACCCACCGTGCCAGACGAAGCACGCGCACCGAGCGGAGGgtcccgccggcgtcgagcgctcCCGAGATTCGGCACCTGTAGCGCCGTCGTCAATAATGGGCGcgacacgcgccgcgccccgctACCTGCTCCGCGTGCAGTACGACGGCACGAACTTCCACGGGTTCCAGCGGCAGGCCAACGCGCGGACCGTGCAGGGAtgcgtcgaggacgccctcgacgccttcgcgggaggaggaggaggaggaggaggaggaggaggaggagatggcgCCGACACGATGCGTTCATCCATCGTGACGCACGGGTCGTCTCggaccgacgcgggcgtccaCGCGCTGGACAACACGATGCACGTGGACCTACCTCCGCGCGTTTCCAGGCGCGAGCCCACGAGGGCGCTGCCCCCGCACGAGccccacgtcgtcgcgtccgcgttgaacCACTTCCTCAAGaagcgaggcgcgccggacgtggcggtgacgcgttGCATTCGGGTCGACCCCAACGCGTTTCACGCCAGGTTCAGCGCCACCGGTCGAACCTACCACTACCGCATGCACgtgtcgccgacgccgccgagcctgTTCGAGCGCGGCAGGGTGTGGCACGTGTgctcgggcgccggggatcgcgacgccgcgggggggggcgcggacgggtgCCACGAAAACGCCGGTCACGACGGTCGATGGGGTCTCGACGTCGATGCTATGCGGGTagccgcggcgcacctcgTCGGTACGCACGACTTCAGCACGTTCCGCGCGAGCGGGTGCcaggcgtcgtcgccggtgcgcACGCTGTGGGacgtgcgcgtggacgcggcgccgtcgtggccgccgttcccggcgagcccggcgacggactcgaCGAAGCCGGATGATTTCTCAAAGGTGGAGGTGACGGAGAAACCCGAcgaggcgcgtcgtcgttcgcggggtAAGGATCGAGCGAGGGCGccccggggacgcgccgacctcggggcggcgacgacgggattCGACCCGGCGACCTCCCGGCCGCTGacgtccggcggcgtcgtcgtcaccgccgtggGTCCCAGCTTTTTGTACCACCAGGTGCGATTGATGGTGGCGACGCTgcgagccgtcggcgcgggggagatcgatccggcgtcggtgccggcgctgctcgcggcgcggacgccgagggcggtgcCGGCGATGGCCCCGGCGCACGGGCTGTACCTCGGCAGGGTGCACTACGACGGGACGAGGGAGTGGTCGTCGCTGGGAGCCGTCCcggtcgaggagggcgcggactGA
- a CDS encoding predicted protein translates to MGALVSRTRKRAKAYVLRPFKRRGYFLTAEEIRERNPTIFDKIASGKYTEEAVEKMKLKRRDDFVALRREMLARTRDPAERAGVMAKFFTSRKPPRRSRVNLPHEAWAPGAGTGAGVGAVGGGVSGAGVPSGQSQFARLVSVDDAPVGSLPDPRAVALGRNHRRTNEGGDKGVEDVGGEPRSRPSSSGIGARALSASSIHRALGSSLYDDSSLHDDSSLYDDDDECYRDEWTSSHGGWYASAVRGVDDFVASPTKYFESDDERMTDDVGEPVPATLRKRMVEQDGVAVEYPRPAGLRRWDGYVAEEDGKIARVLEEERKRRVEHNREMRRIYKRRYGRWGRKPTQREAPEWTRNPTMDAPWRRPNNREGTKCTTREAVEGLAHELRSGTYGWWGAMELRKNAIVREENAVRAAEKTWGETSGAQAWKESKPPAGGLSTAVATGHAGGISTSRGTGPGCDVSDGPVTNETTSAALREDRAENGRWRAIRAEHREAQARARAERERIKAERAASRNSKRKAGV, encoded by the coding sequence ATGGGGGCGCTCGTCAGTCGAACGCGgaagcgcgccaaggcgtACGTCCTTCGCCCGTTCAAGCGCCGCGGGTACTTCCTcacggcggaggagatccGCGAGCGGAACCCGACCATCTTCGACAAGATCGCCAGCGGCAAGTACACGGAAGAGGCGGTCGAGAAGATGAAGCTCAAGCGGCGGGACGATTTCGTGGCGCTCCGACGCGAGATGctcgcgaggacgagggacccggcggagcgcgccggcgtcatGGCCAAGTTCTTCACGTCCCGCAAacccccgcgtcggtcgcgcgtGAACCTCCCGCACGAGGCGTGGGCCCCGGgcgccggcaccggcgctggcgtcggagccgtcggcggcggcgtctcgggCGCTGGCGTCCCATCCGGGCAGTCGCAATTCGCTCGACTCGTctccgtggacgacgcgccggtggggTCGCTTCCggatccccgcgccgtcgcgctgggGCGAAATCATCGACGAACGAATGAAGGGGGTGATAAAGGGGTGGAGGACGTCGGGGGTGAACCGCGGTCAcgtccgtcgtcgagcgggATCGGAGCGCGAGCTCTGTCGGCGTCCTCTATCCATCGCGCCCTCGGCTCGAGCCTCTACGACGACTCCAGCCTTCACGACGACTCCAGCCTgtacgatgacgacgacgagtgtTACCGTGATGAATGGACCTCGTCGCACGGCGGGTGgtacgcgtccgccgtccgcggcgtcgacgatttTGTCGCATCGCCGACAAAATATTTTGAATCAGACGATGAACGAAtgaccgacgacgtcggcgagcccgTCCCGGCGACGCTGCGGAAACGAATGGTGGAacaggacggcgtcgcggtggagtACCCGCGGCCGGCGGGGTTACGTCGTTGGGACGGgtacgtcgcggaggaggacgggaaGATCGCGCGGGTGTTGGAGGAGGAGCGAAAGCGTCGAGTCGAGCACAATCGCGAGATGCGTCGGATATACAAGCGCAGGTACGGCCGATGGGGTCGTAAGCCCACGCAGCGGGAGGCGCCGGAGTGGACTCGGAACCCGACGATGGATGCGCCGTGGCGTCGACCGAATAACAGGGAGGGGACGAAGTgcacgacgcgcgaggctgtCGAGGGCTTGGCGCACGAGCTCAGATCCGGCACGTACGGTTGGTGGGGCGCGATGGAGTTGCGGAAAAACGCAATCGTTCGAGAGGAGAacgcggttcgcgccgcggagaagacgtGGGGCgagacgagcggcgcgcaggCGTGGAAAGAGTCgaagccgcccgcgggggggCTCAGCACGGCGGTGGCTACCGGCCACGCGGGTGGGATATCCACCTCCCGGGGGACCGGACCGGGGTGCGACGTGTCCGACGGTCCGGTGACGAACgagacgacgagcgcggcgctccggGAGGACCGCGCGGAGAACGGCAGGTGGCGAGCGATACGCGCGGAGCATCgggaggcgcaggcgcgggcgagggcggagcgcgagcggatCAAGGCGGAGAGGGCCGCGAGTCGCAACTCCAAGCGCAAAGCCGGCGTGTGA
- a CDS encoding predicted protein, whose product MGRTDYHEILDEAEHMESTKGAEVWDLEAEAARLNLKLDELPMEEKAWDRAVNVAYRKAALRAHPDKHPPEQRDAAEANFKRLNRANKLLLRVGKAIRDEAESGDARAAVEQSKRLDEERRKREEARLASQLKGIVSLHGVSGGFTGSNGRLPDLEHDQVRWTRGDLENQLVKLLARCGEEFEARAKRRRRWKLIKRVAAGVAGVAFLWFVRKTSPPERDYGEELREVAEGIRVAIRYMGRELAGAIGRPQDAEEMADDLEMAFLEGRMSVNDDGGLEVLIPDPDEDGTYYKLNMSSREDGTMAVWAEGADGETVEYASADWDDESDRVGYFGIPVEQRARGTKGSVNFTPADGTEGDGGEGGDGGGGAPWSGGGGGEGGEKRRKFGFGRRAKR is encoded by the exons atgggtcGCACGGACTATCACGAGATCCTCGATGAGGCTGAGCACATGGAAAG cACCAAAGGCGCGGAGGTCTGGGACCTCGAAGCCGAAGCCGCGAGGCTCAACCTCAAGCTCGACGAGCTGCCcatggaggagaaggcgtgGGACCGCGCGGTTAACGTCGCGTACCGCAAGGCGGCGCTGCGCGCGCACCCGGATAAGCACCCGCCCGAGcagagggacgccgcggaggctaaCTTTAAGCGATTGAACCGCGCCAACaagctgctgctgcgcgtgGGGAAGGCTATTCGCGACGAAgccgagagcggcgacgcgagagccgccgtcgagcagAGCAAACGACTCGACGAAGAGCGCCGCAaacgggaggaggcgcggctGGCGTCTCAGCTGAAGGGGATCGTGTCGCTGCACGGCGTGAGCGGCGGGTTCACGGGAAGCAACGGGCGGCTGCCGGACCTGGAGCACGATCAGGTGCGatggacccgcggcgacctcgagAACCAGCTCGTCAAGCTGTTGGCGCGGTGCGGGGAAGAGTTTGAAGCTCGCGCCAAGCGCAGGCGACGGTGGAAGCTCAtcaagcgcgtcgccgccggcgtcgcgggcgtcgcgttcctctGGTTCGTCCGCAAGACCTCCCCGCCCGAACGCGATtacggcgaggagcttcgcGAGGTTGCCGAGGGCATCCGCGTCGCCATTCGGTACATgggccgcgagctcgccggcgccatcggGCGGCCCCAGGATGCCGAGGAGATGGCGGATGACCTCGAGATGGCGTTCCTGGAGGGCCGCATGAGcgtcaacgacgacggcggttTGGAGGTGCTCATCCCGgaccccgacgaggacggcacgTACTACAAGCTCAACATGAGCTCGAGGGAGGACGGCACGATGGCGGTTTgggccgagggcgccgacggcgagactGTCGAGTACGCATCCGCGGATTGGGACGACGAGTCAGACAGGGTGGGGTACTTTGGGATACCGGTGGAgcaacgcgcgcgagggacgaaaGGGAGCGTCAACTTCACCCCGGCGGACGGgacggagggcgacggaggcgaagggggcgacggaggaggaggggcgccttggagcggcggcgggggcggcgaggggggcgagaAGCGCCGCAAGTTTGGTTTTGGCCGGCGGGCCAAGCGGTGA